Proteins from one Camelina sativa cultivar DH55 chromosome 8, Cs, whole genome shotgun sequence genomic window:
- the LOC104706593 gene encoding sterol 14-demethylase-like — translation MEEYFYKVLNMSCVVIVVLFLTMVVTKLITSLPSKKKKSVRVPPVLQAWPPLIGTLIRFMKGPISMLREEYPKLGSVFTVKLLHKNITFLIGPEVSEHFFNAFESELSQKEVYRFNVPTFGPGVVFDADYPIRMEQFRFFADALKVDNLRSYVDPMVREAADSFSKWGESGEVDLSVELERLIILTASRCLLGREVREQLFDDVSALFHELDNGMLPISVLFPYLPIPAHRCRDRARAKLAQIFSKIIASRKRSGDKSEHDMLQCFIDSKYKEGRETTESEVTGLLTAALFAGQHTSAITSTWTGAYLMRDKHYLLAAKDEQKKLIEKHGDKINYDILSEMDVLFRCIKEALRLHPPLIVLMRASHREGKTYEIPKGHIVATSPVFANRLPHVYKDPDNFDPDRFSPGREEDKAAGPFSYISLGAGRHECLGGPFAYMQIKAIWSLLLRNFELELVSPFPETDWNAMVVGVKGKVMVRYKRLHVT, via the exons TGTGGTGTTGTTCCTTACAATGGTTGTGACCAAACTCATCACATCCTTAccttccaagaagaagaagagtgttcGTGTCCCTCCGGTTCTTCAAGCGTGGCCACCTTTGATCGGAACTCTTATCCGCTTCATGAAAGGTCCAATCTCGATGCTTAGAGAGGAATATCCTAAGCTTGGAAGTGTTTTCACGGTGAAGCTTCTTCACAAGAACATAACCTTTTTGATCGGTCCTGAAGTGTCGGAGCATTTCTTCAACGCTTTTGAATCGGAACTTAGCCAGAAAGAAGTTTACAGATTCAACGTGCCTACTTTTGGCCCCGGAGTTGTGTTTGATGCTGATTATCCCATCCGGATGGAGCAGTTTCGGTTCTTCGCTGATGCTCTCAAAGTCGATAACTTAAGAAGTTATGTCGATCCCATGGTTAGAGAAGCTGCG GATTCCTTTTCAAAATGGGGAGAGAGTGGTGAAGTGGACCTAAGTGTTGAGCTAGAGCGTCTAATCATCTTAACTGCAAGTAGATGTCTTCTAGGTCGAGAAGTCCGTGAACAACTGTTTGATGATGTCTCTGCATTGTTCCACGAACTTGACAATGGAATGCTCCCCATTAGTGTTCTCTTCCCTTACCTTCCCATTCCAGCTCATCGCTGTCGCGACCGCGCCAGGGCAAAGCTTGCACAAATCTTTTCCAAAATCATAGCATCTAGAAAACGTTCGGGTGACAAATCAGAGCACGACATGCTACAATGTTTCATCGACTCAAAGTACAAAGAGGGTAGAGAAACAACTGAATCTGAGGTCACTGGCTTGCTCACTGCTGCTTTGTTTGCTGGCCAACACACAAGCGCTATCACTTCAACATGGACCGGTGCTTATCTCATGCGAGATAAACACTACTTATTAGCCGCAAAGGACGAGCAGAAGAAACTGATTGAAAAACATGGGGACAAGATCAATTATGATATCTTATCTGAAATGGATGTTCTGTTTAGATGCATTAAAGAAGCTTTGAGGCTTCACCCTCCACTGATCGTGTTGATGAGAGCCTCTCACCGAGAAGGAAAAACATATGAGATCCCAAAGGGTCATATTGTCGCAACCTCGCCTGTATTCGCCAACCGTTTACCTCATGTTTATAAAGATCCAGACAATTTTGATCCCGATAGATTCTCACCGGgtagagaagaagacaaagcagCTGGTCCATTCTCATACATCTCCTTGGGGGCAGGTAGGCACGAGTGTCTTGGTGGACCTTTTGCGTACATGCAAATCAAAGCCATATGGAGTCTCTTGTTGAGAAACTTTGAGCTTGAGTTAGTGTCACCTTTTCCTGAGACTGATTGGAATGCTATGGTTGTTGGAGTTAAAGGGAAAGTGATGGTCCGTTATAAGCGTCTCCACGTCACTTAA
- the LOC104706596 gene encoding probable glucuronoxylan glucuronosyltransferase F8H: MSLDITRPNNNNNKTKKKTGFIVKMQLNNNNNRGGGNKRNIFVFFFFFRNYYTWILWFLLSFYLFTSYFSGEDQSSSPSTIRLLSNHKTSSSLPSRALIESSAITTTSIDMFSGMKIYVYDLPASYNDDWVKSSERCSTHLFAAEVAIHRALLSSVVRTLDPEEADYFFVPVYVSCNFSTSNGFPSLSHARSLISSAVDLISVRYPFWNRTQGSDHVFVASHDFGACFHAMEDMAIEEGIPEFMKKSIILQTFGVNYKHPCQEVEHVVIPPYIPPESVERALERAPANGRRDIWAFFRGKMEVNPKNISGRFYSKGVRTAILKKYGGRRRFHLNRHRFVGYRSEIVRSVFCLCPLGWAPWSPRLVESAVLGCVPVVIADGIKLPFSDTVQWPEISLTVAEKDVKNLRKILEHVAVTNLSAIQRNLHEPEIKRALQYNVPMKEGDATWRVLEALRRKLDDRSYRRSRVLSQ; the protein is encoded by the exons ATGTCGCTTGACATAACGAGAccgaacaacaacaataacaagacgaagaagaagacaggtTTCATCGTGAAAATGCAGcttaataacaacaacaacagaggaggaggaaataaaagaaacatctttgtcttcttcttcttcttcagaaattATTACACATGGATCCtctggtttcttctctctttctatctcttcACATCTTACTTCTCCGGAGAAGACCAATCCTCATCTCCCTCAACAATACGTCTCTTGTCTAACCATAAAACGTCGTCGTCTCTCCCTTCTCGTGCTCTCATCGAATCTTCCGCCATTACCACCACCTCCATTG ATATGTTCAGCGGGATGAAGATATATGTATACGATTTACCGGCGAGTTATAACGACGACTGGGTTAAGTCATCAGAACGTTGCTCAACTCATCTTTTCGCTGCGGAGGTAGCGATTCACCGTGCGCTTCTCTCATCCGTCGTCCGTACGTTAGACCCGGAAGAAGCTGATTACTTCTTCGTCCCTGTCTACGTTTCTTGCAACTTCTCCACATCCAACGGGTTCCCTTCTTTAAGCCACGCTCGCTCTCTCATCAGCTCAGCCGTTGATCTCATCTCCGTTCGTTACCCGTTTTGGAACCGGACTCAAGGCTCTGATCATGTCTTCGTTGCTTCTCATGACTTTGGCGCTTGCTTCCACGCTATG GAGGACATGGCGATTGAGGAAGGGATACCAGAGTTTATGAAGAAGTCAATAATATTACAAACGTTTGGAGTTAATTACAAGCATCCATGTCAAGAAGTGGAGCATGTTGTGATCCCGCCTTATATTCCGCCGGAGAGTGTTGAGAGAGCTTTAGAAAGAGCTCCGGCGAACGGCCGGCGAGACATTTGGGCGTTTTTCCGGGGGAAGATGGAAGTCAACCCTAAGAATATTAGCGGACGGTTTTACAGCAA GGGAGTGAGAACGGCGATTCTAAAGAAATACGGAGGGAGAAGACGGTTTCATCTAAACCGGCACCGGTTTGTTGGATACCGATCAGAAATCGTGAGGTCGGTGTTTTGTCTGTGTCCTCTAGGGTGGGCACCATGGAGTCCAAGGCTAGTGGAATCCGCGGTGTTAGGTTGCGTTCCCGTTGTGATAGCTGACGGGATCAAGCTACCGTTCTCGGATACGGTACAGTGGCCGGAGATATCACTCACGGTGGCGGAGAAAGACGTGAAGAATCTACGGAAGATTTTGGAACACGTGGCGGTGACTAATTTGTCTGCCATACAGCGAAACCTACACGAGCCGGAGATCAAACGGGCCCTACAGTACAACGTCCCGATGAAGGAAGGAGACGCCACGTGGCGTGTCCTCGAGGCGTTGCGGAGAAAGCTCGATGATCGGTCGTACAGAAGGTCAAGGGTATTGAGCCAATGA
- the LOC104706598 gene encoding vacuolar protein sorting-associated protein 24 homolog 1: MERVMNIIKPKPDPKQLLRDWQRKLRQECRNIERQIRDIQKEERNVQKAIKEAAKRNDMVSAKALAKEIVGSRRTVNRLYENKAQMNSISMHLGESVAIARTVGHLSKSAEVMKLVNNLMKAPQMAATMQEFSKEMTKAGVIEEFVNEAIDNALDSEDMEEEIDEEVDKVLTAIAGETAAELPEAVRKERIKVPAQKASTSREEEAIAEGVDDEEELEEIRARLAKVRS; this comes from the exons ATGGAGAGAGTGATGAACATCATAAAGCCAAAGCCTGATCCCAAACAACTCTTACGTGATTGGCAACGCAAATTACGACAGGAGTGTCGTAACATCGAACGCCAAATCCGAG ATATAcagaaagaagagaggaatgTACAGAAAGCTATTAAAGAAGCTGCAAAGCGTAATGATATGGTCTCAGCTAAG GCACTTGCTAAGGAAATTGTTGGTTCTAGAAGAACAGTGAACCGGCTATATGAAAATAAGGCGCAGATGAATTCAATATCAATGCACCTTGGAGAGAGTGTTG CGATTGCTCGAACAGTTGGGCATTTGTCCAAGAGTGCAGAGGTTATGAAGCTTGTTAATAATCTCATGAAGGCTCCACAAATGGCTGCAACGATGCAGGAGTTCAGCAAAGAGATGACTAAG GCAGGAGTTATTGAAGAGTTTGTGAATGAGGCGATTGACAATGCTCTAGATTCAGAGGATATGGAAGAAGAGATCGATGAAGAGGTTGACAAAGTATTGACAGCAATTGCTGGAGAAACAGCTGCAGAGCTCCCAGAAGCTGTTAGGAAGGAAAGGATAAAGGTACCTGCACAGAAGGCGAGCACTTCTCGCGAG GAAGAGGCAATTGCAGAGGgtgttgatgatgaggaagaattGGAGGAGATTCGAGCTCGGCTCGCTAAAGTTAGATCCTAA